The sequence below is a genomic window from Brooklawnia cerclae.
CGTCCCCACAGCATCACTCCCGAACGCTCTGGCCCGACTGGGTGGTCAGAGCGTTCGTCTGTGTCCGCGTTTCGCTTGCCGCCCCGCAAGCGAACGACGCCCACGCGCGTCGGCCGACGGCAACCATCACCGCCACGCACGACGAACTCAGTGACGCCGACCACCCCGAGCCGCGTCCACGGCGAGCACCAACTGCTCCAACGCGAACCCCGGATCGGCCGCAGCACCCTTGACCTGCTCGTCCGCCACGGCCACAGCCTTTATCGCGGACGACACCCCCCGCGGCGACCAGTCACGGGCCAACCGGGACAATTCCTTGAGCTTCCACGGGGGGACGCCGGCCTGCCTGGCCACCTCGTTGTCGGGAAGACGCGCCGAGCGTAGATCCAGATACTTACCCAGGCCACGCAACGTCCCGGCAAGTGCGCTGGTGACCAGCACGGGTGCCACTCCTGTCGCCAGAGCCCACCGCAGTTTCTCGAGCGCGGCGCCGGGCCGGCCGGCGAGGGCGTCGTCGGCCACCGAGAAGCTCGTCACCTCGGCGCGGCCCCCGAAGTAGCGCCGCACCCCCTCGACGTCGACGGCCTGATCGGCGTAGTCGGAAGCGAGTTGCCGCAACGCGCCGACAAGTGTGCGCAGGTCGCTGCCGACCGCGTCCACCAACGCCTGGGCACCCGCCGCGTCCATCGACATCCGTAGACTGCGTGCCTCCGCCGCGACGAATTTCGGCAGATCCCAGTTCCTGATCGGGTCTGCCTTCTCGACCTGGACCTTCGGCTTCAACGCGTCCAGCAGCGCCTTGCCTTTCGTCCCACCACCGTGCACGAGGACCAGACACAACTCGGGATGCGGGTCGAGCGCCGTGCGCTTCACCAGATCGACCTGTGCGTCCGGGAGGCCGGCCAGATCGTCGACCACGACGACCGCACGGGACGCGAACAAGCTGCCCCCGATCAGGTCGGCGAAACTCCCGTCGGCCAGCGCCGCGGCATCGACCTCGCTGATCTCGGCATCGGGTTGCTCCGCAGTGGCCTGCTTGATGCGCTGGCGAACCGCACGTTCGGCGAGCAACGGCTCTGATCCCACCACGAGCAACGTCGAACCGAATACAGAGGAGGCTTTCACATCTCCATGCTGCCACCCCCGGCAGACATTCGTCAGTTCAGGCATCATTCCAAACCAGAGCCGGTTGCCATGAGTTGCATTCCATAGAGACGCACGGGTACCCCGCCAATTAGCCTTGATCCGAGGTCAACCAGAGGAGGCATCAATGACGATCGGCAAGTACTCCGTGGGAGCAGGCGACAGGTTCGGCAAGGAGGGCGTGGCACAAGTCGCGGCATTCCAGGCCATCAAGGACGCCGGAGTCGACGTGGACATCGTGTGGAACAAGAGCAACCGCGAGCACAAGACCATCGGGACCACTCCCGCCGACCAGCGCAAGGCGGCGGACGACGCGGTGACAGCCAGCGGATGGGCCGGTCGGTACTTCGTCGACGCGGACCACATCAACATGTCCAGTGTCGACGCGTTCGTCGGCCACTGCGACTTCTTCACCCTCGACGTCACGGACTTCATCGGCAAGCCGGCGAGCCCCGAGTCCCTGGCGGCGTTCCAGGCGCGGCGCTCCTCTCTCGTCGGGGAGATCGAAGTGCCGGGCATCGCTGATCCCCTCGTGATCACCGAGGATCTCCTGCGCGCGGTCGCCGAGCGGTACCTGTACGCCGTGGAGGAGGCCGATCGCACCTATCGACACATCAAGGACGTCAAGGGCGACGCGCCGATCGTCGTCGAGGTGTCGATGGACGAGACGGACAAGCCGCAGAAGCCCGCCGAACTGCTCATCATCCTCGCGGCCGTCGCGGACGCCGGCATCCCGATCGCGACCATCGCCCCCAAGTTCTCCGGGCGCTTCAACAAGGGCGTCGACTATGTCGGCGAGGTGACCGACTTCCTGGCCGAGTTCCGGGCTGACGTGTGCGTCGCCAACTATGCGGTCGAGGCCTTCGGCATCCCCGCCGGCCTGAAGCTCTCCGTGCACACCGGTAGTGACAAGTTCTCGATCTACCCCGGTATCGGCGACATCATCCGTGAACTGGACGCTGGGCTGCACCTCAAGACCGC
It includes:
- the holA gene encoding DNA polymerase III subunit delta, whose amino-acid sequence is MKASSVFGSTLLVVGSEPLLAERAVRQRIKQATAEQPDAEISEVDAAALADGSFADLIGGSLFASRAVVVVDDLAGLPDAQVDLVKRTALDPHPELCLVLVHGGGTKGKALLDALKPKVQVEKADPIRNWDLPKFVAAEARSLRMSMDAAGAQALVDAVGSDLRTLVGALRQLASDYADQAVDVEGVRRYFGGRAEVTSFSVADDALAGRPGAALEKLRWALATGVAPVLVTSALAGTLRGLGKYLDLRSARLPDNEVARQAGVPPWKLKELSRLARDWSPRGVSSAIKAVAVADEQVKGAAADPGFALEQLVLAVDAARGGRRH
- a CDS encoding tagaturonate epimerase family protein gives rise to the protein MTIGKYSVGAGDRFGKEGVAQVAAFQAIKDAGVDVDIVWNKSNREHKTIGTTPADQRKAADDAVTASGWAGRYFVDADHINMSSVDAFVGHCDFFTLDVTDFIGKPASPESLAAFQARRSSLVGEIEVPGIADPLVITEDLLRAVAERYLYAVEEADRTYRHIKDVKGDAPIVVEVSMDETDKPQKPAELLIILAAVADAGIPIATIAPKFSGRFNKGVDYVGEVTDFLAEFRADVCVANYAVEAFGIPAGLKLSVHTGSDKFSIYPGIGDIIRELDAGLHLKTAGTTWLEELIGLAEAGGQGLDLAKEIYRSAYGRYDELAAPYSDVIDIDQAALPSPDTVEGWTSAQYAGALRHDQSNPAYDRNVRQLLHVAYKVAAEMGPRYLAALDEHREHVARNVTENLLERHLKPLFATR